CTTAGAACTACAGATGTAGCCTCtttatttgagccagtttgcaacAGCTGGTAAATaatcaggaaatgtgaattattatgtggattataattaatggacatttttgtaggggttgatatattTTTCGTAAAGGGAAAATCatgtctgacatttcaaagtggaaatgacaaacttccgaagccttttaaacctcaaatacactacaagatTTACATTTCCTGCATAGCAAGaacattctcctgcaacagggtgatcaaattaagatcctacacttGTACATGGTGATGTCATGAATCTTGAGGAAGTGTATCTACATCTTATTCTTAAGCGTTTGTATGTAGTGGAGGTGGTTCATTGAGCTACACTCAAGTAACTTGTCTGCCTGAAATAAAGGCTTGTTAGGCTTTACTCAGGGAGCTCACACAGTACGTACATGAAGCCTCCCTCGAACAGCAGGCGGAAGACCAGACTACAGGCATACGTCCACCACAGTGGCCCGGCGATTGGCAGCCTCCGCCTCCTCAGACTCTCTAGCTCAGCCTCCTGGGCCGCCTGGGCCTTGTCGCTGCGGCAACGCCCCCCGACTGAACCCTGCTGCAGGACCTGGTGTTTGTCGGTGTGATGACGGTAGGCCACGTACATGGCGACGAGGAGAGCGGGCGTGGAGACGAAGATAAGCTGCAGACACCAGAGCCTGATGTGGGACACGGGGAAGAAGTGGTCGTAGCAGACGTTCTCGCAGCCCGGCTGCAGGGTATTGCAGACAAAGTCGCTCTGTTCGTCCCCCCAGACGCTTTCGGCCGCCAGGACCAGCACGGTGACCCGGAAGATGAAGAGGACAGAAAGCCACACCTTCCCCAGGCTGGTAGAGTGGCGGTTCACACCAGCCAGCTGGGCGTACAGGGTCCCCCAGGTCAtctctcctgctcctctggcCCAGAACACACACCTACCCTGTggagagaccagaggagagagggggtgagggctGGATCGAAGTAGGGAGAgttggagggaagagagaggaaggaggagaaaaTAAAACATTAGATACAGGGTCCCCAAGCTCATCGTTCCTCTGCTGCCCAGGAACAATCCACTCTactctggggagagaggagaggagaaggggggtgaAAGttgaggttaaaaaaataaatagagagggaggagaataagaatgagatgagaggaggaggagagcgagacagagagagaactgaatACAGTTGCTTGGCTAGACCAGTGCCAATGTTGTAATGAACTATTGATCCAGCCAACATTTCTAATGTACTACACGCTTAGAAAAAAAGGGGTTCTTTGTctttccccataggagaaccctttttggttccaggtcaaacccttttgggttccacgtagaaccctggtaagggttcttcatggaaccgaaaagggttctacctggaaccaaaagggttctacctagtaccaaaaagggttaaacaaaggtttctcctatggggacagtcgaagaacccttttaggttccccCTAAGAGTGTACCGCTGCGCTATATAGCCGTACTAAGTTTTTATAACTGCACTATAACTGCACGTTACATTCACCTCGCGAAGACACCCAATATTCACATCAATGGGGTTTACATGTTATAATAATAAAATATCAATAAGTTGAagtgttatttttttattcactTCATAAGTTGTTTTTAAAGTGACTTTGACATTCAATGtgtaatgaaaagcgctatataaaaTACCTCTGTTATTATTATGATAGGTAAATTCAAGACATTGTGCAAGatgaaattattattttcaaccCCACAATACTTCCATCATGTGataacaaaaatacattttacataaCACGTCTCCAAAGTTTTAAAAATGTTCCATCTAATGAAACAAATAGAGAAAAATAAGTCAGCTGACAGAGAAGAGAACAACACATCAACCGGTCATCCTCACCTTTTCTCTCCTGAATATCACGGAGGCTCCATGTACCCCCACTTCTCCTGCTTGGTTCACTCTGCCATAGTCAGATCCAACAGAGCTCCAGGGAGAGACCGTCTAGGGTGAGACGCAGTCCACTGATTTACCGCTGACTAGACCTGATGTGCTCTGAGCGCTCTCAGAGACGCACCTGAACTTGTGGATTCACCTACGTGACGTCAGTTTCGGGGCGGAGCTGAAATCTGGAGCGACAACAAGTGCAGTTTGAGTGAGTCTTGAGCTGATGTTCCTATGTATAAGAAGCACAGCCATAGATGTTGTGCTGATCTGCATCTTTCTCTGCTTCACTCAAatatatttatgtgtgtgtgtgtgtatatatactgactGAGGAGGAGTTCATTCAGTCAGTTTATCAAAAgaggttttgttttgttttcttgtGGTTCTAACCAAACAGTGAATCCCACATTGGGTGATAATACTTTTTTTGGTGTGTGGATGCACAAACCAGGTCTTGATGTCTTTACACTCAAATGTGGTCAAAATGTTGACCTCAGGGAATGTTTTACACACTATGAATTTTTAGCTAAATCTAGACTTAAACACTCCACAAAACACATTGAACCCTACCCCAACACAATCCCATCCCACCCCCATCCAGGTGCTTGCAAGATCCAGTTTGCTCATGCACCTTGGTTGAACTGCATTGTAGCAGTATACAGCATTTCATCCCAAACACTCCCCTTCTGTCTGAGTGGCTCAGTGGACGAGGTGAAACACTTTCCTTTCTATTCATCTCTCTGTTCCCTACTCTGTTCTTCCCTCCCTTCATACCTCACTACTAAACTGCTCCCACCAGATTGGGTTTCCCTAATTACCCCCATCCTGTCCCATCAGGATAACAGCAGGGCAcagtgaggacacacacacacacacacacacacacacacacacacacacacacacacacacacacacacacacacacacacacacacacacacacacacacacacacacacacacacacacacacacacacacacggttatctCCTATTTCTTGGGGATTGGGGGCGGATGCCCAATGGTAGATTGGGTGTGGACAGAGAAGAGGGGCTGAAGGGTGGGTCACAAACCCTGCTGAGGGCAGAGGAAGGAGGGGGTACAGGGCTCGGTAGGGCTGAGGTGGGGTGGGTAGTGAGTACAGGCATGGCTTTGTGTGGCTCCTTTTGGCGACAACAACAGTTCTGTTTACCAACGAGGTGAGTTGACACTGGGGTCTGGTGCTGCATGACAAGAGACACAACCAGAGTGATGATAACTGGTAATGTCCTCCTCAGCCAGACAATCTCCTCAGacaatctccacatgagacctggacggaGTCTGAGGAACTTCAGAGGAATGTATATCTTCCTCAACTAGAACTATCcggaagctgtgcgccagaagaggaaagaacttatcCCAGCCATAAAAGCTGCCAGAGCGTGTGGGGACATTGCTTAAATCTGcttatgacaggctcattgtccacactccctcccaaaagcctggaagggatgagagagccaagcctatgggttcgtagcttcaaacctgcagcacacacacacacacacacacacacacacacacacacacacacacacacacacacacacacacacacacacacacacacacacacacacacacacacacacacacacacacaccaactgattaatggactgctgaaagGATATATTtgtctcttgctttgtttgctcttttccatattatgtctatctctaatatgctacccaggaaagggctcaaaatagcccatattaatacatgtagccttagaaataaggtttatgaaatcaataacttgcaaacatcagataacattcctatattagccatttctgagactcacttaggtAATTCATTTGaggatacagcagtagcaatacaaggacataacatctacagaagagacaggaatgcttatgggggaggtgttgctgtatatattcagagccatatccctgtaatgcttagagaatatCTTAtgcaagtgttattgaagtgttgtggttgcaggttcacctggcacatctaaagccttttattTTGCAGTGTTGCtgtaggccaccaagtgctaacagtggGTATcaaaataatatgtgtgaaatgcttgatagtgtatgtgatgtaaacagagaggtctac
The window above is part of the Salvelinus namaycush isolate Seneca chromosome 7, SaNama_1.0, whole genome shotgun sequence genome. Proteins encoded here:
- the LOC120051434 gene encoding gap junction beta-2 protein-like, giving the protein MTWGTLYAQLAGVNRHSTSLGKVWLSVLFIFRVTVLVLAAESVWGDEQSDFVCNTLQPGCENVCYDHFFPVSHIRLWCLQLIFVSTPALLVAMYVAYRHHTDKHQVLQQGSVGGRCRSDKAQAAQEAELESLRRRRLPIAGPLWWTYACSLVFRLLFEGGFMYALYVLYDGFQMPRLVQCDQWPCPNVVDCFVSRPTEKTVFTVFMAASSCVCMALNMAELAYLVAKAIARCPSSRRRGGKQKGEGANCSSTSSKDKTLQQNKKNEKLLSSSSSGSTCSKAV